TGTCATCCAGTTTTAATTCCAGACGAATGCCGGGTAGAAAGCCCGTTAGTCTGCCCGCCAAAAAGTCCTCGCGATAGCTTCCGTCTGGATAATGCGTTCGTCGTCCATCGGGCCAGCATATTGTGTGAATTTGTCGCTTTTCTTCGAGCTTAAAATCTGGATCAACGCGGTAGCGTTCAATGACGTCCCAATCGAGTTCAATACCCAATCCGGGTGTATTGGGTACGCGAATATGACCTCCTTCTACTTTGAAGTCTTTGACGAGTGGATGCGTCCAGATGTTCACACAGGGGATCGCGGGCCATCGCGCGTGAGATAATACTGCGCCCAAATGCACGCCCCACATGGTGGTCAATCCCGATCCCACCAGTTGTAGCCAGAATGGCATGTTGGCTTCTGCGGCGAGGGTGCCCTGTTTCATCACGCGATTCGCACCACCACCTACGACAAATCCGTCGCATACGCCCTCGCGCACTGCTGTCATAAAGGGGGGATTGCCAAAGTGCATGGCAATTGGACTGGCGATTTTTTGCCGCAATAGGGCGTTGCCCGCTACGTCGTTTTGCGGGATTGGCGTTTCGACCATTGCCAGTTGGCTGTTCATATCTTCTAATCGCCGAATTAAGGGTGCGGCGTAATCTGCGCCGAGCAATAGGCCATTGAAGTCTGCATCGATTTTGAAATAATTCGGTACGGATTTTCTTATGGCTTCAAATTGTTCTTCGGGATAAAACCAGGGGCGCGTCTTTACTTTCATTGTGGTGAATCCGTGGTCTATCGCTGCACGCGCTTCCATAACCCATTCTTCGGGGGTGCGGTCCTGCGACCACCACGAT
This is a stretch of genomic DNA from Gemmatimonadota bacterium. It encodes these proteins:
- a CDS encoding enolase; this translates as MTSKDCEVADIEHILLHVPFHPRCAKVKQTRVPFWSLVDVCKITTSAGITGYGETLTRYTWGQSNEKQFARVRGKNIFDHLWDDSLGAGLQMALFDAAGKTLGVPCHKLLGAQYRDSCPVSWWSQDRTPEEWVMEARAAIDHGFTTMKVKTRPWFYPEEQFEAIRKSVPNYFKIDADFNGLLLGADYAAPLIRRLEDMNSQLAMVETPIPQNDVAGNALLRQKIASPIAMHFGNPPFMTAVREGVCDGFVVGGGANRVMKQGTLAAEANMPFWLQLVGSGLTTMWGVHLGAVLSHARWPAIPCVNIWTHPLVKDFKVEGGHIRVPNTPGLGIELDWDVIERYRVDPDFKLEEKRQIHTICWPDGRRTHYPDGSYREDFLAGRLTGFLPGIRLELKLDDKSDAFEREYRELFG